The sequence tataattgtaaaaaagaaagattatcAAAAAAATCGAAAGAACCCATCAAAACCTAAAtcgaaaaaatcaattttatgttggtttgatttgatttataattttaataaaccgacataattattttttttttcaataaaaacaaCCCAACCCAACTTATGTACACACCTAGTTGCAGTAAATCGTTAAGTTGGAAATTTAGAAATTTAGTAAGTTTTTCGCGTGagatctttttcattttcttttagaaaatatttcacttaaaaaaaaaatattattttactctagtgaaagttatttttgaaaataaataaataaataaataaaacttgtttatattttctctactcttatttttctcacaaaatatcaaaacaattatgatttatattcattgtcaaacacaatatcaaccctaactctaaaaaaaaatagtattttcacGGTCAAATGGAGCCAAAACATAAGAgttgtgatttttgaaatttaaaattatttttaaatatgtgttttactttaaaaaaattgaagtccTGTAacgattttttttataaataattttaaaaattgatccAAGAGTTATAATTatgataactttttaaaaattgacGCAAAATCGATAATTAAATCTGACTAAAAGAGCAATAAGACTAACCGTGGTATGCCAACGATACCGTGGACGATAACATGTGCCACATGTACTCCAAGCGGTTGGAACTCCTTTGCCAGACATTGGGATAATCCTCTCATTGCAAACTTTCCACAACCTGACATATGTATGTATTCATCTCCCTTTACATGTTCAAATTGTTTTGTGCATTTAACTTAGAGTTAATTATTTAAATGAttacttaattatgaattttgatcccaaaaaattatttaactttgatttttattttcaaaatcattcaattattgtatgtttACGGAGTCATTcaacttatttaattatttttttaataaaatttgcttatgtgaatttttatttaaaaataaaattttaaaaaataaaaaatattctttttttttttggtttggtttaaATCAATCAGTGTCCGGCATCCGCTTTTTAAGAGTCCGATTATATACGAATTCGCCCCACATCGGACCCCATTTAGGAAGAGAGCTACCAACAGAATGTCCGACTATATCCTTTTGACgacttctttatctttattttcctAAATTCATATCTCTCCatcctctttctcatttttcttctataCAACAGACAATACATATACCATGTATCAGACTGAGCtagtttgttttttctttttttttttgtgtggacTATAAGAATATAACTCTCAACACGTATACATTCGTATCATTATAATTCATATTCGGCCATATAAGATTGGAAAGATATTATTTATGGGAATAATGATAAAATTTATcattatagaaatattttttattttttaaaatctaatttttaaataaaaatttcagataaataaattttattttaaaaaataagaaaatgaattgagtgactttctgaTTCAAAATGtgataattgagtgacttttgaataaaaatcaaaattgagtaattttttgatataaaaattcataattgagTAACCATTAACTTATTTAACTCAAGTGCAACATATTAAAATGAAAAcagtaaaaagaaaattatcataacatACATAATTCAGAATAACCGGCACCGCCACTTAGAGAAGCTGAACATCCGGTGAAAAGAATTGTCCCTCTTCCTCTTTCCACCATACCTGGAAGTACCTGACATTTTCAATTCCAAATTGCTCCAAATATCACTACCGATCGAACATATCGGGAGTCAACTAGAAAAACATGTTGGGAGTCAACTAAAAAATTCTAGTACATTAGATTAGGCAATGTACCAAGAATTAATACAATTAATTACCACAGCCAAAAGCAAAAACATTTAGCTTAATTAACTTCTAAATATTGTTATCGACTTAGTGTGTGAAAATTTCTATGATCACCTAAAGTCATTACAGGTAATATGTTCATACTAACCTAAAACATAAATCAAGTTTGGTGCTCTACAAGAAATTAAACTAGATCAAGTATAAAGATATTCACACAGTCTGCATCATGGGTGGATCTAATGATATATGTAGATTTTGGGTTCACTTAAACCCATAACTTTTAGCCTAGATATAAATTTATCTCTGTAAAATTCACtagaaaatttgtgaaaaaaaattgaaacccaTAACTCAAATAAGGCGATGGTGTTTAGTGGCTAATTAAAACATGAAGAGTGaacttataaaattaaaatcttaaatttgTCTCTAGTTAACCGACgaattaattcatgaaaaatataattaGGAATATGTGGTATGTAAGAATATGAGACCTGTTGAGCACAGTGAAAGGCGCCGACGGAGGAGACAGCGAGAGATTTCTCAAATTGTTCAACTTTAACGTCTGTGAAATTTGTTGGATGCCATGATGTTGGCTGATAAGCATTATAAACCAACACTTCTACGAAGCCAAGTGATAAAACTCCCTCGAATGCCTCTCTTATGCTTCGCGAATCTGAACAATCGATCCGGATGGCAAACACCTGTGCtttttcttctctcgctatctcATCAGCAAATCTTGATAATCTACCTGTTCCAATTAATTAAATTGCACCACATATATATCACCAATGTTACTCtagtttaaaatttaaagttaaataagtTTAGAATAAGTGTAATGGTATTACCTAAGTCTCTGGCAAGGATAGCTACCGTATAGCCTTCATGGGCGAACTTGCGGGCGATGGAGAAACCGAGTTTGGGGCCCACACCAACAATGGCAGCAATGCCTCTGGATGAAACTGAACTCGCCATGCTCCGCATCTTCTATTTTTACCCCTCAAAtgtctctttttaattttattcgaTCATGTCCAGTACCACCTAAGGCACAAACAATGATAAATCAAATGCACCAAGCTACTTGTTCTTGATTAATTAATCCAATCTTCTTTGCGTTCTTCTCTTCTCGACTGCTCGCAGAAAGAACTATAAAAATAATTGGGCTGCTATCTCTAGTTGTCTGAATTTTGTAACAAGAAAGTGAAGGATTAATTTAGAGAGTTTCAACTTATGCAAGGGATAATTGGATGGATATTTATGTGGCGTACAAGCAGCTTTACCTCTTTTGGCGGTCTCGCTGCTCATGTAGGTACGGTGCAAGTTAAAGTATGGACAAAAATAGTGCACAGTGCTCCCACTGCTCAGCTCACCAGCTAATGATTGCGCCACTGATAAGTATCAATCGCATCAATAACTGCCCACGGACCCATCCTAAAAGTCAATAGTACAAATAGTATCATATGGAATTTCATCCCATCCTTTTGCAGCTTTACTTTTGTACTCAGTGTCcaatttatgtgaaattatttgGTTGAATATAGATATATAAGAAGAAAAACTAATTATCATTTTAATTGAAGTGTATTACTTTGATTTTGCGTTGTTTCTAAAATAGTGtttcttaaaatttttcaaatcgaACATTCTATATGACAATGTTAAAAGTGACAAGATTTAAAGGGTCTTATAGAcctaatttaaaatcacaatatttaaaagtctttaattattttttaaaactttgtaTCAAATTAAGATACTCAAATAGGGGATGGAAAGTGTGAAAATTATGACTTTAAATACTATGCCATAATATTTATGTGAATTATAAGAACTTTTAATTAAggagaaaaagatataaattaaattattttcagatTTAGAAAAAATCATTCTCTTGaacgaaataaaagaaaactttaTACCAGAATAGTTGTCAATTATAACTCTCTGAGAATCAAACTATATATCTGAATTTAACCAACATTTTACATTGCATATTTTcttcatattaatatgagaagaaattcaacttatagtatttttcatgtagtttttaaatattcaaattttaattttaaaa comes from Capsicum annuum cultivar UCD-10X-F1 chromosome 2, UCD10Xv1.1, whole genome shotgun sequence and encodes:
- the LOC107860982 gene encoding diacetyl reductase [(S)-acetoin forming], translated to MRSMASSVSSRGIAAIVGVGPKLGFSIARKFAHEGYTVAILARDLGRLSRFADEIAREEKAQVFAIRIDCSDSRSIREAFEGVLSLGFVEVLVYNAYQPTSWHPTNFTDVKVEQFEKSLAVSSVGAFHCAQQVLPGMVERGRGTILFTGCSASLSGGAGYSELCCGKFAMRGLSQCLAKEFQPLGVHVAHVIVHGIVGIPRGPIASTSQHRLLVGEQHHQPTDGWAGEGWMDPDGLAQTYWHLHIQDRSAWTQEIDLHPSNQRYM